One stretch of Euphorbia lathyris chromosome 7, ddEupLath1.1, whole genome shotgun sequence DNA includes these proteins:
- the LOC136235191 gene encoding uncharacterized protein isoform X2, which yields MGKSLHTMLYFQGHGQPMKVNQTRNLKLFLVKSHHSFPKTTRKVVFPCQLLHSWYLIMEALQQMSPCSLHGLIQLVESRDFPVIISTQSQSLFRKEDGVHVVNLHHKTADGHPPLTFSIAAQETADVHVSECPSFLISGNSKGVTAKDMWDEIKKHGSFDNLDCEKSSPSVRGSMIGAAIAATVKVPPDSTRTVTFSLAWDCPEVTFSGRSYNRRYTKFYGNLGDAAADIAHDAILEHTRWEAEIEAWQRPILEDKRFPEWYPITLFNELYYLTAGGTVWTDGSPPMQSLAAIRERKFSLDKPRSDLGNANNIGHGNDTAVDILERMACLYEQMHNPAASKAASGTYLLENEDENIGQFLYLEGSEYLMWNTYDVHFYSSFALLMLFPKLELSIQRDFAAAVMMHDPTRVKIMSDGKWVPRKVLGAVPHDIGLNDPWFELNSYNLFSTSSWKDLNSKFVLQVYRDVVATGDKSFARAVWPSVYVAMAYMDQFDKDGDGMIENEGFPDQTYDAWSVTGVSSYCGGLWVAALQAASALANEVGETASSNYFWLKYQKAKAVYSKLWNGSYFNYDSSGNSSIQADQLCGQWYARACGLCPIVEEDQLKSAFEKIYNFNVLKVKGGTRGAVNGMLPDGKVDMSAMQSREIWPGVTYALAASMIQEEMGEMAFKTAAGVYEAAWSKDGLGYSFQNPEAWNTDDQFRALCYMRPLAIWGMQWALSKPELFKTEMKHDLTDDTLYHRQNAAFSKVANILKLPDDTTHKSFFQIVFESTCKRFPF from the exons ATGGGGAAAAGTCTACATACCATGCTTTATTTCCAAGGGCATGGACAACCTATGAAG GTGAACCAGACCCGGAACTTAAAATTGTTTCTCGTCAAATCTCACCATTCATTCCCCAAAACTACAAGGAAAGTAGTTTTCCCGTGTCAGCTTTTACATTCGTG GTATCTAATTATGGAAGCACTTCAGCAGATGTCACCTTGCTCTTTACATGGGCT AATTCAGTTGGTGGAGTCTCGGGATTTTCCGGTGATCATATCAACTCAAAGTCAAT CTCTATTCAGGAAAGAAGACGGAGTGCACGTAGTTAATCTACACCACAA AACAGCTGATGGACATCCTCCACTCACTTTTTCTATTGCGGCACAAGAGACAGCTGATGTACATGTCTCCGAATGCCCCAGTTTCCTGATATCTGGTAATTCTAAGGGTGTCACAGCAAAAGATATGTGGGATGAAATTAAAAAG CACGGATCTTTTGACAACCTAGACTGTGAAAAAAGTTCACCTTCAGTACGAGGATCAATGATCGGAGCAGCAATAGCAGCTACTGTGAAAGTTCCTCCTGACTCCACTCGCACTGTAACATTTTCATTGGCGTGGGACTGCCCTGAAGTAACTTTTAGTGGAAGAAGTTATAACAG GCGCTATACGAAATTCTACGGCAATCTTGGTGATGCAGCTGCTGATATTGCACATGATGCAATTCTTG AGCATACACGTTGGGAAGCTGAGATCGAGGCATGGCAAAGACCGATTCTTGAAGACAAAAGATTTCCTGAATG GTACCCCATCACTCTCTTCAATGAGCTTTATTATCTCACTGCAGGAGGAACAGTTTGGACAG ATGGATCTCCTCCGATGCAAAGTCTTGCAGCCATTAGAGAAAGAAAGTTTTCTCTTGATAAGCCGAGGTCCGATTTGGGAAATGCGAACAATATAGGACATGGTAATGACACTGCTGTTGATATCCTAGAAAGGATGGCGTGTTTATATGAGCAAATGCATAATCCTGCAGCTTCCAAAGCTGCTTCCGGAACATATTTGCTTGAAAATGAAGATGAAAATATTGGTCAGTTCCTCTACCTTGAAGGTTCCGAATACCTCATGTGGAATACCTAtgatgttcatttctactcgtCTTTTGCGCTCCTCATGCTGTTTCCAAAACTTGAACTCAGCATCCAAAGAGACTTTGCAGCAGCAGTAATGATGCATGATCCTACTCGGGTGAAAATTATGAGTGATGGAAAATGGGTACCGCGAAAAGTTCTTGGTGCTGTTCCGCACGATATTGGACTTAATGATCCGTGGTTCGAATTGAACTCTTATAACCTTTTCAGCACATCTAGCTGGAAGGACTTGAATTCTAAATTCGTTCTCCAGGTATACAGAGATGTAGTAGCTACTGGTGATAAAAGTTTTGCTCGAGCCGTTTGGCCATCAGTATATGTTGCTATGGCTTATATGGATCAGTTTGATAAGGATGGAGACGGGATGATTGAAAATGAGGGATTCCCTGACCAAACCTATGATGCATGGTCTGTTACTGGTGTGAGTTCATATTGTGGCGGACTTTGGGTGGCAGCTCTCCAGGCGGCTTCAGCCCTAGCAAACGAAGTGGGTGAGACAGCATCTTCCAATTACTTTTGGCTCAAGTATCAGAAGGCAAAAGCAGTATATAGCAAACTCTGGAACGGTTCCTACTTCAATTATGACAGCAGTGGTAACAGCTCTATTCAGGCTGATCAATTATGCGGGCAATG GTATGCTAGAGCATGTGGTCTTTGTCCGATAGTCGAGGAGGACCAGTTAAAGAGTGCGTTTGAAAAGATTTACAATTTCAATGTCTTAAAGGTGAAAGGTGGAACACGTGGAGCTGTAAACGGGATGTTACCGGATGGAAAGGTTGATATGTCAGCAATGCAATCAAGAGAGATATGGCCAGGTGTTACATATGCTCTTGCTGCTTCCATGATTCAAGAGGAAATGGGGGAAATGGCATTTAAGACGGCAGCTGGTGTTTACGAAGCGGCATGGTCCAAAGACGGTCTTGG ATATTCGTTTCAAAATCCAGAAGCGTGGAATACAGATGACCAGTTTCGAGCACTTTGTTACATGCGACCATTGGCAATATGGGGAATGCAGTGGGCGTTATCGAAGCCAGAGCTCTTCAAGACGGAGATGAAACATGATTTGACTGATGACACTTTGTATCATAGGCAAAATGCAGCATTTTCAAAAGTTGCAAACATTCTTAAACTGCCAGATGACACTACTCATAAAAGCTTCTTTCAAATTGTTTTCGAGTCGACTTGTAAGAGGTTTCCATTTTAA
- the LOC136235192 gene encoding serine/threonine-protein phosphatase 7 long form homolog, whose product MTRPRNIIVHWGGKMITGACGVDYEGGNSRLLKFRGKVNHNQLIDKISTAMKLEFNKKVCKVVYRFPVSVSTQASANFSQLEIEDDDGVEFMFDSYDGIPGLFCIQMYVDIETIQIDLEQDASFMEHNTRERRQTSPPLQERVPFPPRLNPRDYAEHNTLEHRQNTPPLQERVPVPLRLLSGDYTEYDTRNRRQSTTPVQESVPFTLGPHPRDNLNLEHNTREPRRSSTPVQESVPFTLGPHPRDITEHNTQEPRRITTPVQESVPFTLGRLARDTIENNTQEPRQNTSVQESHPRDITEHNTQEPRRSTTPVQESVPFTLGRLPRDNTENNTQEPRQNTSVQESVPVTPRMHPEDYMQPGPLDTSVLTLQRVHRSEAVWHDKVEKSVLHCRRAGSVAHTREIDSRIVPYLEQAGFYGVARLGFIQLDWQLISALVERWRPETHTFHLPEGECTITLQDVGIIAGLPVDGQVVSGCASHDWGDVCLRLLGVTPPEDSVRGSVLQLSWLAEAFQELPADANDFTVQCYARAFLLRLIGGIIFSNKSSSRVHLMFLPLFEDFQKAAQYSWGAACLAWLYRELCRATNPTAKEISGPLFLLQLWALERLPHITSISRENLPQQPLSPPAPLGCRWRYAKIVNEVSTQVLQQYRYALDRQGPDQMIWQPYADDVIARLPPCCTSGRAIWRAVVPLICFHIVEWHQPDRVMRQFGLQQPIPVKPHQDDALHTIDLRGNQELSWLTQHASYNSLWDDRHSRVIHGEPTQDRLQYNSEYMTWYRKITRRWISPMGAAIGAVVDGIEQIYLNSGVNASLDRMADIHQTAARILGALDEERRIISVNSNSTQRAPEAVQLPGLEQGDKPTTRRRRPTLAHRRLPIEVDQSQLYTPATKPLLFRVAPSVASVSNAARGQKRGRTGNKLGPDGVPSQVTADAPILLE is encoded by the exons ATGACAAGGCCAAGAAATATCATAGTTCACTGGGGAGGAAAGATGATTACGGGTGCGTGTGGTGTTGATTACGAAGGCGGTAACTCGAGACTTTTGAAGTTTAGAGGGAAAGTTAATCACAATCAGTTGATAGATAAAATTTCTACTGCAATGAAGCTTGAATTCAATAAGAAAGTATGTAAGGTTGTATATAGATTTCCAGTTTCAGTTTCAACGCAAGCTTCCGCGAATTTTTCACAGCTCGAAATTGAAGATGATGATGGAGTTGAGTTCATGTTTGACAGCTATGATGGAATTCCTGGATTGTTTTGTATACAAATGTATGTTGATATAGAGACTATTCAAATTGACTTAGAGCAAGATGCTAGCTTCATGGAGCATAATACTCGAGAACGCAGACAAACTAGTCCTCCATTGCAAGAACGGGTTCCCTTCCCTCCTCGACTGAATCCCAGAGATTACGCAGAGCATAATACTCTAGAACACAGACAAAATACTCCTCCACTGCAAGAACGGGTTCCCGTCCCTCTTCGACTGCTTTCCGGAGATTACACAGAGTATGATACTCGAAACCGCAGACAAAGTACTACTCCGGTGCAAGAAAGTGTGCCCTTCACTCTTGGACCGCATCCTAGAGATAACTTAAACTTAGAGCATAATACTCGAGAACCTAGACGAAGTTCTACTCCAGTGCAAGAAAGTGTACCCTTCACTCTTGGACCTCATCCTAGAGATATCACGGAGCATAATACTCAAGAACCTAGACGAATTACTACTCCGGTGCAAGAAAGTGTGCCCTTCACTCTTGGACGGCTTGCCAGAGATACCATAGAGAATAACACTCAAGAACCTAGACAAAATACTTCAGTGCAAGAAAGCCATCCTAGAGATATCACGGAGCATAATACTCAAGAACCTAGACGAAGTACTACTCCGGTGCAAGAAAGTGTGCCCTTCACTCTTGGACGGCTTCCCAGAGATAACACAGAGAATAACACTCAAGAACCTAGACAAAATACTTCGGTGCAAGAAAGTGTGCCTGTCACTCCTCGAATGCATCCCGAAGATTACATGCAACCGGGGCCTCTTGACACTAGTGTCTTGACATTGCAACGAGTTCATCGATCAGAGGCAGTATGGCATGACAAG GTTGAGAAATCAGTCTTACATTGCCGTCGTGCTGGCTCCGTTGCTCATACTCGAGAAATTGATTCACGGATTGTGCCCTACTTGGAACAAGCCGGATTTTATGGTGTTGCGCGTTTAGGCTTTATTCAATTGGATTGGCAATTGATCTCAGCACTTGTGGAGAGGTGGAGACCAGAAACACATACTTTTCATCTTCCCGAGGGTGAATGCACAATCACGCTTCAGGATGTGGGCATAATAGCCGGATTACCTGTAGACGGACAGGTTGTTTCAGGTTGTGCCTCTCATGATTGGGGAGACGTTTGTTTAAGGTTGTTAGGGGTTACTCCTCCAGAGGATTCTGTTCGGGGATCTGTGTTGCAACTTAGCTGGCTTGCAGAAGCATTTCAGGAGCTACCTGCTGATGCTAACGATTTCACCGTGCAATGTTATGCCCGAGCCTTTCTGTTGCGCCTCATTGGAGGGATTATATTTTCAAACAAGTCCTCATCTCGTGTTCATTTGATGTTTCTACCTTTGTTTGAGGACTTCCAAAAGGCGGCTCAATATAGCTGGGGTGCCGCATGTTTGGCATGGTTGTATAGGGAGCTTTGTCGTGCCACAAATCCAACCGCGAAGGAAATTAGTGGCCCCCTATTTCTTTTGCAACTGTGGGCGCTCGAGAGACTTCCTCATATTACATCAATATCAAGGGAGAATTTACCTCAGCAGCCACTTTCGCCTCCAGCCCCTCTTGGATGTCG GTGGAGATATGCTAAGATAGTTAATGAAGTATCCACACAGGTACTCCAGCAATATCGGTACGCACTTGATCGTCAAGGCCCTGATCAG ATGATATGGCAACCATACGCAGATGATGTTATTGCAAGGTTACCACCATGCTGTACAAGTGGTCGTGCAATATGGCGTGCTGTAGTGCCACTAATATGTTTTCATATAGTCGAATGGCACCAACCAGATCGAGTGATGCGACAATTTGGCTTACAACAGCCTATTCCGGTAAAACCTCATCAAGATGATGCACTGCACACTATTGATTTGAGAGGTAACCAAGAGCTTAGTTGGCTGACCCAACATGCATCTTACAATAGCTTATGGGATGATCGTCATAGTCGAGTAATACATGGTGAGCCGACTCAGGATAGATTACAGTACAATTCTGAATACATGACATGGTACCGTAAGATAACTAGGCGATGGATAAGTCCGATGGGTGCAGCAATTGGAGCAGTG GTTGATGGGATTGAACAAATATATCTCAATAGCGGTGTGAATGCTTCACTCGATCGTATGGCCGATATCCACCAGACAGCAGCAAGAATACTTGGTGCATTGGATGAGGAAAGACGTATAATAAGTGTTAATTCGAATTCAACCCAGAGAGCACCAGAAGCAGTGCAGTTGCCTGGACTTGAACAAGGAGATAAACCAACTACTCGGAGACGGCGGCCTACACTGGCTCACCGACGCCTTCCTATAGAGGTTGATCAATCTCAGCTATATACACCGGCGACAAAACCATTGTTGTTTCGTGTGGCACCATCAGTTGCTTCAGTATCAAATGCAGCTAGGGGACAGAAACGTGGACGTACAGGCAATAAACTCGGCCCAGATGGAGTACCTTCCCAAGTTACAGCGGATGCACCTATTTTGTTGGAGTAG
- the LOC136235191 gene encoding uncharacterized protein isoform X1, producing the protein MENGIKENGEKDSSTTQKVDAGKPPSLAWHRQLNSDGNVPHRFTLKFREIMHMFPIGVRLWRYSREETAKGRLSIFDFVKKHVVSGDQGIPLGGIGAGCIGRSYRGEFQAFKLFPLICEESAVLANQFSVFVSRPNGKKFSTVLCPRRSEISKDRTGPGIESWDWNLNGEKSTYHALFPRAWTTYEGEPDPELKIVSRQISPFIPQNYKESSFPVSAFTFVVSNYGSTSADVTLLFTWANSVGGVSGFSGDHINSKSMKEDGVHVVNLHHKTADGHPPLTFSIAAQETADVHVSECPSFLISGNSKGVTAKDMWDEIKKHGSFDNLDCEKSSPSVRGSMIGAAIAATVKVPPDSTRTVTFSLAWDCPEVTFSGRSYNRRYTKFYGNLGDAAADIAHDAILEHTRWEAEIEAWQRPILEDKRFPEWYPITLFNELYYLTAGGTVWTDGSPPMQSLAAIRERKFSLDKPRSDLGNANNIGHGNDTAVDILERMACLYEQMHNPAASKAASGTYLLENEDENIGQFLYLEGSEYLMWNTYDVHFYSSFALLMLFPKLELSIQRDFAAAVMMHDPTRVKIMSDGKWVPRKVLGAVPHDIGLNDPWFELNSYNLFSTSSWKDLNSKFVLQVYRDVVATGDKSFARAVWPSVYVAMAYMDQFDKDGDGMIENEGFPDQTYDAWSVTGVSSYCGGLWVAALQAASALANEVGETASSNYFWLKYQKAKAVYSKLWNGSYFNYDSSGNSSIQADQLCGQWYARACGLCPIVEEDQLKSAFEKIYNFNVLKVKGGTRGAVNGMLPDGKVDMSAMQSREIWPGVTYALAASMIQEEMGEMAFKTAAGVYEAAWSKDGLGYSFQNPEAWNTDDQFRALCYMRPLAIWGMQWALSKPELFKTEMKHDLTDDTLYHRQNAAFSKVANILKLPDDTTHKSFFQIVFESTCKRFPF; encoded by the exons ATGGAGAATGGTATCAAAGAAAATGGTGAAAAGGATTCTTCTACTACACAAAAg GTTGATGCAGGGAAACCTCCGTCATTGGCTTGGCATCGACAATTAAACAGCGACGGAAATGTACCTCACCGATTCACTTTGAAGTTTCGAGAAATAATGCATATG TTTCCAATAGGGGTGCGGCTATGGCGTTATTCTAGGGAAGAAACTGCAAAAGGAAGA CTTTCCATCTTTGACTTCGTCAAAAAGCATGTCGTTTCAGGTGATCAAGGGATTCCCTTAGGTGGCATTGG TGCAGGATGCATTGGAAGAAGCTACAGAGGCGAGTTTCAAGCTTTCAAATTGTTCCCGTTAATATGCGAAGAAAGTGCAGTTTTGGCAAATCAGTTTTCG GTTTTTGTTTCTCGTCCGAACGGCAAAAAGTTCTCTACTGTACTATGTCCAAGGAGATCAGAGATATCCAA AGATCGAACGGGCCCAGGCATTGAATCCTGGGACTGGAATCTAAATGGGGAAAAGTCTACATACCATGCTTTATTTCCAAGGGCATGGACAACCTATGAAG GTGAACCAGACCCGGAACTTAAAATTGTTTCTCGTCAAATCTCACCATTCATTCCCCAAAACTACAAGGAAAGTAGTTTTCCCGTGTCAGCTTTTACATTCGTG GTATCTAATTATGGAAGCACTTCAGCAGATGTCACCTTGCTCTTTACATGGGCT AATTCAGTTGGTGGAGTCTCGGGATTTTCCGGTGATCATATCAACTCAAAGTCAAT GAAAGAAGACGGAGTGCACGTAGTTAATCTACACCACAA AACAGCTGATGGACATCCTCCACTCACTTTTTCTATTGCGGCACAAGAGACAGCTGATGTACATGTCTCCGAATGCCCCAGTTTCCTGATATCTGGTAATTCTAAGGGTGTCACAGCAAAAGATATGTGGGATGAAATTAAAAAG CACGGATCTTTTGACAACCTAGACTGTGAAAAAAGTTCACCTTCAGTACGAGGATCAATGATCGGAGCAGCAATAGCAGCTACTGTGAAAGTTCCTCCTGACTCCACTCGCACTGTAACATTTTCATTGGCGTGGGACTGCCCTGAAGTAACTTTTAGTGGAAGAAGTTATAACAG GCGCTATACGAAATTCTACGGCAATCTTGGTGATGCAGCTGCTGATATTGCACATGATGCAATTCTTG AGCATACACGTTGGGAAGCTGAGATCGAGGCATGGCAAAGACCGATTCTTGAAGACAAAAGATTTCCTGAATG GTACCCCATCACTCTCTTCAATGAGCTTTATTATCTCACTGCAGGAGGAACAGTTTGGACAG ATGGATCTCCTCCGATGCAAAGTCTTGCAGCCATTAGAGAAAGAAAGTTTTCTCTTGATAAGCCGAGGTCCGATTTGGGAAATGCGAACAATATAGGACATGGTAATGACACTGCTGTTGATATCCTAGAAAGGATGGCGTGTTTATATGAGCAAATGCATAATCCTGCAGCTTCCAAAGCTGCTTCCGGAACATATTTGCTTGAAAATGAAGATGAAAATATTGGTCAGTTCCTCTACCTTGAAGGTTCCGAATACCTCATGTGGAATACCTAtgatgttcatttctactcgtCTTTTGCGCTCCTCATGCTGTTTCCAAAACTTGAACTCAGCATCCAAAGAGACTTTGCAGCAGCAGTAATGATGCATGATCCTACTCGGGTGAAAATTATGAGTGATGGAAAATGGGTACCGCGAAAAGTTCTTGGTGCTGTTCCGCACGATATTGGACTTAATGATCCGTGGTTCGAATTGAACTCTTATAACCTTTTCAGCACATCTAGCTGGAAGGACTTGAATTCTAAATTCGTTCTCCAGGTATACAGAGATGTAGTAGCTACTGGTGATAAAAGTTTTGCTCGAGCCGTTTGGCCATCAGTATATGTTGCTATGGCTTATATGGATCAGTTTGATAAGGATGGAGACGGGATGATTGAAAATGAGGGATTCCCTGACCAAACCTATGATGCATGGTCTGTTACTGGTGTGAGTTCATATTGTGGCGGACTTTGGGTGGCAGCTCTCCAGGCGGCTTCAGCCCTAGCAAACGAAGTGGGTGAGACAGCATCTTCCAATTACTTTTGGCTCAAGTATCAGAAGGCAAAAGCAGTATATAGCAAACTCTGGAACGGTTCCTACTTCAATTATGACAGCAGTGGTAACAGCTCTATTCAGGCTGATCAATTATGCGGGCAATG GTATGCTAGAGCATGTGGTCTTTGTCCGATAGTCGAGGAGGACCAGTTAAAGAGTGCGTTTGAAAAGATTTACAATTTCAATGTCTTAAAGGTGAAAGGTGGAACACGTGGAGCTGTAAACGGGATGTTACCGGATGGAAAGGTTGATATGTCAGCAATGCAATCAAGAGAGATATGGCCAGGTGTTACATATGCTCTTGCTGCTTCCATGATTCAAGAGGAAATGGGGGAAATGGCATTTAAGACGGCAGCTGGTGTTTACGAAGCGGCATGGTCCAAAGACGGTCTTGG ATATTCGTTTCAAAATCCAGAAGCGTGGAATACAGATGACCAGTTTCGAGCACTTTGTTACATGCGACCATTGGCAATATGGGGAATGCAGTGGGCGTTATCGAAGCCAGAGCTCTTCAAGACGGAGATGAAACATGATTTGACTGATGACACTTTGTATCATAGGCAAAATGCAGCATTTTCAAAAGTTGCAAACATTCTTAAACTGCCAGATGACACTACTCATAAAAGCTTCTTTCAAATTGTTTTCGAGTCGACTTGTAAGAGGTTTCCATTTTAA
- the LOC136235193 gene encoding tubulin-folding cofactor E: MYLTFSLLDYSVQFLDPKPLAVSGCPTRLDWNRTYNSAVPILFTFFLLLVVKSLHCNGESLRGRMQGSTESGSESFKLGQRIHLCSDPRRIGTVKFIGPLQGYSGTWIGVDWDNGEGKHDGSVNGVRYFQAKAEHSGSFVRSQNLSSGISFVQALYTRYKSESTKEEEDEMYVLSASNKRVSVELVGKEKAQDKVSRFEELKGVSLPFLGVSTPGSPTDISTLLPNLKELDLTGNLLSEWKDVGTICEQLPSLTALNLSSNLMSPNITGLPQLKNIRVLVLNNTGIKWAQVEVLNHLFPRIEELHLMANNIDTLTSTSASFVQGFESLRVLNLEYNSIADWNEILKLSLLKSLEQLHLTKNCLNHIFYPDAETMLKLLMRSESHEEIPFQSLRCLLLGSNNIEELASIDSLNSFPRLVDVRLSDNPVADTGKGGIPRFVLIARLSKVEILNGSEVSPRERRDSEIRYVRLVMSKLHNNPDEIKELHPRFAELKAFHGIDDERTSLGTSGPQKMASGLISITMKCVGASIGEKPPLTKKLPATTTVGKLKQLCESFFKLKSIKPKLFFQEEGSPLPILLDDEMATLMDIGIVDESTILVDEEN; the protein is encoded by the exons ATGTACCTTACCTTTTCACTGCTCGATTATTCAGTTCAATTTCTGGATCCAAAGCCGCTTGCGGTATCTGGGTGCCCGACCCGTTTAGACTGGAACCGAACGTATAACAGTGCAGTGCCAATCCTCTTCACCTTCTTTCTTTTGCTGGTAGTGAAATCGCTACATTGCAACGGTGAATCTCTTAGAGGAAGGATGCAAGGCTCCACCGAGTCAGGATCCGAGTCCTTCAAACTCGGCCAGCGAATCCATTTATGCAGCGATCCTCGGAGAATCGGAACTGTCAAGTTCATTGGACCATTGCAGGGGTATTCAGGCACATGGATCGGGGTCGACTGGGATAACGGCGAAGGCAAGCACGACGGCTCCGTTAATGGTGTCCGCTACTTCCAAGCGAAAGCGGAACATTCCGGTTCCTTCGTCCGGTCTCAGAATCTGAGTTCAGGCATTTCGTTCGTGCAGGCTCTTTATACCAGATACAAAAGCGAGTCCACCAAAGAAGAGGAAG ATGAAATGTACGTGCTTTCAGCTAGCAATAAACGTGTATCTGTTGAACTTGTGGGTAAGGAAAAAGCTCAAGATAAAGTGAGTAGATTTGAAGAATTGAAGGGCGTTTCACTGCCATTTTTGGGTGTAAGCACTCCTGGTTCTCCAACTGATATCAGCACTTTGTTACCAA ATTTGAAGGAGCTAGACTTGACGGGAAATTTGCTTTCAGAATGGAAG GATGTCGGTACCATATGCGAGCAGTTACCATCTCTTACAGCACTCAATTTATCAAGTAATTTAATGTCACCAAACATCACTGGGCTACCCCAACTGAAAAACATACGTGTATTAGTTTTAAACAATACTGGCATAAAATGGGCACAG GTTGAAGTCCTTAATCATTTATTCCCAAGGATTGAGGAGCTACATCTGATGGCGAATAACATAGACACATTAACA TCAACATCTGCATCATTTGTTCAAGGATTTGAGTCTTTGCGGGTTCTGAATTTGGAATATAATTCTATAGCTGATTGGAATGAAATATTAAAGCTCTCCCTGTTAAAAAG TTTGGAGCAGCTACATTTGACCAAAAACTGTTTGAATCATATTTTTTACCCGGATGCTGAGACCATGCTCAAGTTACTCATGAGATCTGAATCTCATGAGGAAATACCCTTCCAAAGTTTGCGTTGCCTTCTTTTGG GTAGTAATAATATCGAGGAGCTGGCCTCAATTGACTCGCTAAACTCATTTCCCAGATTGGTG GATGTAAGACTATCTGACAATCCAGTAGCTGATACTGGAAAAGGTGGTATCCCGAGATTTGTTCTAATTGCACGGTTGTCAAAAGTTGAAATACTGAATGGAAGTGAG GTGAGCCCTCGTGAAAGGAGGGACTCTGAGATCCG ATACGTCCGCTTAGTTATGTCAAAATTACATAATAATCCTGATGAAATTAAAGAGCTGCATCCCAG GTTTGCTGAGCTTAAGGCTTTCCATGGCATTGACGATGAAAGGACATCTTTAGGAACATCAGGCCCTCAGAAAATGGCTTCTGGACTTATAT CTATCACTATGAAATGTGTGGGCGCATCTATTGGTGAGAAACCGCCTTTGACAAAGAAATTGCCTGCAACTACAACG GTTGGCAAGCTAAAACAACTTTGTGAAAGCTTTTTCAAACTGAAGTCGATCAAGCCAAAACTATTCTTCCAGGAAGAG GGTTCACCTCTACCTATATTACTGGATGATGAAATGGCAACTTTGATGGACATTGGAATCGTTGATGAGTCAACCATTCTCGTGGATGAGGAGAATTGA